Proteins co-encoded in one Dyella japonica A8 genomic window:
- the gspM gene encoding type II secretion system protein GspM: MKMAALKPRESRIAAVLLLLAVLVLAYFALLHWWFVAPLQSIHAEMDDLRDTHARYAAAIAEKPQLQQRIAAMGAGQAASHAFLPEDDPNAAAAGLMQHVVDAVAAHPQGGACDVTQKMPVTNPPAAPDEPYRKVAVSISLRCDVQPLAETLHDLEQGTPYLFVDDLSIYRNPVAAQQQATAPLEVQFTLSGYVRQPRAAGDAQGDAQQGDAP, translated from the coding sequence TTGCGGCGGTGCTGCTGCTGCTCGCGGTGCTGGTTCTTGCTTACTTCGCGTTGCTGCACTGGTGGTTCGTGGCGCCCTTGCAATCCATCCACGCGGAGATGGACGACCTGCGCGACACGCATGCGCGCTACGCCGCCGCCATCGCCGAAAAGCCGCAGCTGCAGCAACGCATCGCGGCGATGGGCGCCGGGCAGGCGGCCAGCCATGCCTTCCTGCCGGAAGACGATCCGAACGCCGCCGCCGCGGGCCTGATGCAGCACGTGGTCGATGCCGTCGCCGCACATCCGCAGGGTGGTGCCTGCGATGTCACCCAGAAGATGCCGGTGACCAACCCGCCTGCCGCGCCGGACGAGCCCTATCGCAAGGTGGCCGTGAGCATCAGCCTGCGCTGCGACGTGCAGCCGCTGGCGGAAACCCTGCACGACCTGGAGCAAGGCACGCCGTATCTGTTCGTGGATGACCTGAGCATCTACCGCAATCCGGTCGCCGCGCAGCAACAGGCGACGGCGCCGCTGGAAGTGCAGTTCACCCTGTCCGGCTACGTGCGCCAGCCGCGCGCGGCGGGCGACGCGCAGGGCGATGCCCAGCAGGGAGACGCGCCATGA
- a CDS encoding sugar porter family MFS transporter, which yields MNAQVIAPSSAQSRTTVIFTCVLAALAGLMFGLDIGVISGATQFIQAEYQVSDHTIEWIVSAMMFGAAVGAVGAGWLSATLGRKRSLILGAVLFVLGSLLSGFAWSPETLIAARVVLGLAIGLATFTAPLYLAEVAPEHIRGAMISTYQLMITIGILVAFLSDTALSYNGAWRWMLGIIAIPGALFLLGVLFLPDSPRWLMMRGRRDEALDVLLRLRGDSSVVAREAADIEEQLKTPQRGWHLFLENRNFRRSVWLGVLLQLMQQFTGMNVVMYYAPRIFKEMGYDTATQMWFTALVGLTNVLATFIAIALIDRWGRKPILYTGFAVMAAGLAVVGTMMHNGIHDHGTQIFTVTMLLTFIVGFAMSAGPLIWTLCSEIQPLKGRDFGIACSTFTNWVCNMVVGFTFLSLLNGVGNANTFWLYAGLNAVFILLTFWLVPETKGITLEQIERNLMSGKRLRDIGR from the coding sequence ATGAATGCCCAAGTCATCGCGCCAAGCTCGGCGCAATCCAGAACCACCGTCATCTTCACCTGCGTGCTCGCCGCGCTGGCGGGCCTGATGTTCGGCCTCGACATCGGCGTCATCTCCGGTGCCACGCAGTTCATCCAGGCGGAATACCAGGTCAGCGACCACACCATCGAATGGATCGTCAGCGCCATGATGTTCGGCGCCGCCGTGGGTGCCGTGGGCGCCGGCTGGCTGTCGGCCACGCTGGGCCGCAAGCGCTCGCTCATCCTTGGCGCCGTGCTGTTCGTGCTGGGATCGCTGCTGTCGGGCTTCGCGTGGTCGCCGGAAACGCTGATCGCCGCCCGCGTGGTGCTTGGCCTTGCCATCGGCCTGGCCACCTTCACCGCGCCGCTCTATCTCGCCGAAGTCGCGCCGGAGCATATCCGCGGCGCGATGATCTCCACCTACCAGCTGATGATCACCATCGGCATCCTGGTGGCCTTCCTGTCGGATACGGCGCTGAGCTACAACGGCGCATGGCGCTGGATGCTCGGCATCATCGCCATTCCCGGCGCGCTGTTCCTGCTTGGCGTGCTGTTCCTGCCGGACAGTCCGCGCTGGCTGATGATGCGTGGGCGCCGCGACGAGGCGCTGGACGTGCTGCTGCGCCTGCGTGGCGACAGCAGCGTGGTAGCGCGCGAGGCCGCCGATATCGAAGAGCAGCTCAAGACGCCGCAGCGCGGCTGGCACTTGTTCCTGGAGAACCGCAACTTCCGTCGCTCGGTGTGGCTGGGCGTGCTGTTGCAGCTGATGCAGCAGTTCACCGGCATGAACGTGGTGATGTACTACGCGCCGCGCATCTTTAAGGAGATGGGCTACGACACGGCGACGCAGATGTGGTTTACCGCGCTGGTGGGCCTGACCAACGTGCTGGCCACTTTCATCGCCATCGCGCTGATCGACCGCTGGGGCCGCAAGCCCATTCTCTACACCGGCTTCGCGGTGATGGCAGCGGGCCTGGCCGTGGTGGGCACGATGATGCACAACGGCATCCATGACCACGGCACGCAGATCTTCACCGTGACGATGCTGCTGACCTTCATCGTCGGCTTCGCCATGTCCGCCGGCCCGCTGATCTGGACGCTGTGCTCGGAGATCCAGCCGCTCAAGGGCCGCGATTTCGGCATCGCCTGCTCCACCTTCACCAACTGGGTCTGCAACATGGTGGTGGGCTTCACCTTCCTGAGCCTGCTCAACGGCGTCGGCAATGCCAACACGTTCTGGCTCTACGCCGGGCTCAACGCCGTATTCATCCTGCTGACGTTCTGGCTGGTGCCGGAAACCAAGGGCATCACGCTGGAGCAGATCGAGCGCAACCTGATGAGTGGCAAGCGGCTGCGCGATATCGGGCGCTAG
- the gspD gene encoding type II secretion system secretin GspD has product MSIQRTSRLTRISTLTLALWLAGCQSLPPAPDDGALQREAMAGTEKPVPAPLNTRNVPTDQNATPKPQVTEGTGQFVRATGLAQPRKAASGDGAVTFNFENQPVQAVVKAILGDLLKQNYTIVPGVQGNVSFSTSEPVDSSQAIPILETLLSWTSNALVMRDGQYVVMPAKDAVAGNLVPSLNAVAPQGGLQARLFPLRYISATEMQKLLKPFARTESVLLADPSRNLIVLSGTPSELDNYQRTIHTFDVDWLRGMSVGVFSLQHATVNELGPQLDQMFGPKGDTPLAGMVRFLPIERTNAIVVISSQPQYLQEVGGWITKIDRGGGNQPELFVYDVRNIKASDLAQYLAQIYANGGGNGGNAGKVGPGLNGSTLTSNENGNGNVSGMGSTAGSFGSSPSVNGVGGGFGSAGGFGNSGTGSTTGGIGGTGANGTSGGFGGSGMSGGAAGGMSSSFGNNNASGNGNTGQQYVSEDGSIRISSVDSNNQLMVRARPSQWTEIQQAIQRLDNVPLQVQIEMRILEVDLTGQLEFGVQWYLQGLAGSTPTTDSSGNINGATNIPPGMHRQISLGSGGNQYEGEPFFYSFLSSNRKFQVAVRALETNGNTKTLSAPSLVVLNNQVAHIAVGDQVPINQTSIVTGLNTSGSTATSVSYIPTGVILDVQPRVNPGGLVYLNVQQQVSNTTGSANSQGNYTIQQRAVGTQIAVQSGQTVLLGGLIQQNENNNDTGIPGLNRIPVLGRLFGTTSHNRNRTELIVLITPRVITSSEEAKQVTDEYQRKFESLAPLRAANGAAGGGAGNGGSTSHP; this is encoded by the coding sequence ATGTCCATCCAGCGCACCTCGCGGTTGACCCGCATCAGTACGCTCACCCTGGCCCTGTGGCTGGCCGGCTGCCAGTCGCTGCCGCCAGCGCCCGACGACGGCGCACTGCAGCGCGAGGCCATGGCGGGCACCGAGAAGCCGGTGCCCGCGCCGTTGAACACACGCAACGTTCCGACCGACCAGAACGCCACGCCCAAGCCGCAGGTCACCGAAGGCACCGGCCAGTTCGTGCGCGCCACGGGCCTGGCGCAGCCGCGCAAGGCGGCCAGCGGTGATGGCGCGGTGACCTTCAACTTCGAGAACCAGCCGGTGCAGGCGGTGGTGAAGGCCATCCTCGGCGACCTGCTCAAGCAGAACTACACCATCGTGCCGGGCGTGCAGGGCAACGTGTCCTTCTCCACCTCCGAACCGGTGGACAGCAGCCAGGCCATTCCCATCCTCGAGACCTTGTTGTCGTGGACCAGCAACGCGCTGGTGATGCGCGACGGCCAGTACGTGGTGATGCCGGCGAAGGATGCGGTGGCCGGCAACCTGGTGCCCAGCCTCAACGCCGTGGCGCCGCAGGGCGGCCTGCAGGCGCGGCTGTTCCCATTGCGCTACATCTCCGCCACCGAGATGCAGAAGCTGCTCAAGCCGTTCGCGCGCACCGAGTCGGTGCTGCTGGCCGATCCGTCGCGCAACCTGATCGTGCTGTCGGGCACGCCCTCGGAGCTGGACAACTACCAGCGCACCATCCACACCTTCGACGTGGACTGGCTGCGCGGCATGTCGGTGGGCGTCTTCAGCCTGCAGCACGCCACCGTCAACGAACTGGGCCCGCAGCTGGACCAGATGTTCGGACCCAAGGGCGACACGCCGCTGGCCGGCATGGTGCGTTTCCTGCCGATCGAACGCACCAACGCCATCGTGGTGATCAGCAGCCAGCCGCAATACCTGCAAGAAGTGGGCGGCTGGATCACCAAGATCGACCGCGGTGGCGGCAACCAGCCGGAGCTGTTCGTCTACGACGTGCGCAACATCAAGGCCTCCGACCTCGCCCAATACCTGGCGCAGATCTACGCCAACGGCGGTGGCAATGGCGGCAACGCGGGCAAGGTGGGGCCGGGGCTCAACGGCTCCACGCTGACCTCCAACGAGAATGGCAACGGCAACGTCAGCGGCATGGGCAGCACGGCGGGCAGCTTTGGCAGCTCGCCTTCGGTCAATGGCGTGGGTGGTGGTTTCGGCAGCGCGGGTGGCTTCGGCAACAGCGGCACCGGCAGCACCACGGGTGGCATCGGCGGCACTGGCGCCAACGGTACGAGCGGCGGTTTCGGCGGCAGTGGCATGTCCGGCGGCGCGGCCGGCGGCATGTCGTCGTCGTTCGGCAACAACAATGCGAGTGGCAACGGCAATACCGGGCAGCAATACGTCTCCGAAGACGGCTCCATTCGCATCAGCTCGGTGGATTCGAACAACCAGCTGATGGTGCGCGCGCGTCCTTCGCAGTGGACGGAAATCCAGCAGGCGATCCAGCGTCTGGACAACGTGCCGCTGCAGGTGCAGATCGAGATGCGCATTCTGGAAGTGGATCTGACCGGCCAGCTGGAATTCGGCGTGCAGTGGTACCTGCAGGGCCTGGCAGGCAGCACGCCGACCACGGACAGCAGCGGCAACATCAATGGCGCCACCAATATCCCGCCGGGCATGCACCGCCAGATTTCGCTGGGTTCCGGTGGCAACCAGTATGAAGGCGAGCCGTTCTTCTATTCGTTCCTGAGCAGCAACCGCAAGTTCCAGGTGGCCGTTCGCGCACTGGAAACCAACGGCAACACCAAGACGTTGTCCGCACCGTCGCTGGTGGTGCTCAACAACCAGGTGGCGCATATCGCGGTGGGCGACCAGGTGCCGATCAACCAGACGTCCATCGTCACGGGTCTCAATACCTCAGGCTCCACCGCCACCAGTGTCAGCTATATACCGACGGGTGTGATTCTTGATGTGCAGCCGCGGGTGAATCCTGGCGGCCTGGTGTATCTCAATGTGCAGCAGCAGGTAAGCAACACCACCGGATCCGCCAACTCGCAGGGCAACTACACCATCCAGCAGCGCGCGGTGGGCACGCAGATTGCCGTGCAGAGCGGGCAGACGGTGCTGCTCGGCGGCCTGATCCAGCAGAACGAGAACAACAACGATACGGGTATTCCCGGCCTCAATCGCATCCCGGTACTGGGCCGCCTGTTCGGCACCACCAGCCACAACCGCAACCGCACCGAGCTGATCGTGCTGATTACGCCGCGCGTGATCACGAGCAGTGAGGAGGCGAAGCAGGTGACGGACGAGTATCAGCGCAAGTTTGAATCGCTGGCGCCGTTGCGGGCGGCGAATGGGGCGGCGGGTGGCGGGGCTGGTAATGGTGGGTCGACGTCGCATCCGTGA
- the hrpB gene encoding ATP-dependent helicase HrpB, with translation MSTPPSFPITPLLPEIRASLAAHPRLVLEAPPGAGKTTQVPLALLDQPWLAGGKILMLEPRRIAARAAAQFMAKQLGEDVGQTVGYRIRFESKIGPSTRIEVVTEGILTRLIQDDPELTGIGAILFDEFHERHLAGDLGAALALDVQGTLRPELRIVVMSATLDGERIAQWLDAPRISSPGRSFPVRIEYPAARTQETTEHHLARVVRLALEENDGDVLAFLPGRREIARTQAVLESSLDERIDIVALHGELSMAEQQAALSPAEPGTRRVVLATNVAESSVTLPGIRSVVDSGLAREPRFDPNSGFTRLETVNISQASADQRAGRAGRVAEGTAYRLWPQSKRLDVSRTAEMAQAELSGLALEMATWGVTAGGASDLPWLDAPPSGALAQARELLVQLGALAADGRITALGREMLELGATPRLGAAALRAEPALRSLVADLLALMEARSPLRGEQARTDDFRARVGALHVWRDRHTAGARGGADGGALAAIEQASKGWRRRLDVRSASSGVPDSHAVGDLLLHAFPDRVARRDDNNPLRYTLANGRGARLHESTALHGEPWLVALDVRFEARDSLILAAAPIDLRVLERDYPSQFKRERALRWNDERNAVEAFDEHRFGGIVLERRSVPVKPEDALPALLAAIRAKGIDALPWSENARRLRARMQALRGWMPELGLPDVSDAALLASMETWLAPYLDGKRRLDALSAEELSQALGTLFDYEQRRQLDAQVPESLTVPSGMSRRLEYTEGEPPVLAVKLQELFGLADTPRVANGRIPVTLHLLSPAGRPIQVTQDLKGFWERTYPEVKKELKGRYPRHPWPDDPWTAVPTHRAKPRGT, from the coding sequence ATGAGCACGCCCCCCTCTTTCCCCATCACCCCCTTGCTGCCCGAGATCCGCGCCTCTCTCGCCGCACACCCGCGCCTGGTGCTCGAAGCACCCCCCGGTGCCGGCAAGACCACCCAGGTCCCCCTGGCGCTGCTCGACCAGCCGTGGCTGGCGGGTGGCAAGATCCTGATGCTGGAACCGCGCCGCATCGCTGCACGGGCGGCAGCGCAGTTCATGGCGAAACAGCTGGGGGAGGATGTAGGGCAGACGGTGGGTTACCGCATCCGCTTCGAATCGAAGATCGGGCCAAGTACACGCATCGAAGTGGTGACGGAAGGCATTCTCACCCGGCTGATCCAGGACGACCCCGAGCTCACCGGCATCGGCGCCATCCTGTTCGACGAATTCCACGAGCGTCATCTCGCCGGGGATCTTGGTGCCGCGCTGGCGCTGGATGTGCAGGGCACGCTGCGCCCCGAGCTGCGCATCGTGGTGATGTCGGCCACGCTCGACGGCGAACGCATCGCGCAGTGGCTGGACGCGCCGCGCATCAGCAGTCCGGGGCGCAGCTTTCCGGTGCGCATCGAGTATCCGGCGGCGCGCACGCAGGAGACGACGGAGCATCACCTGGCTCGCGTCGTGCGGCTGGCGCTGGAGGAAAACGACGGCGATGTGCTCGCCTTCCTGCCTGGCCGCCGGGAGATTGCACGCACCCAGGCCGTGCTCGAATCGTCGTTGGATGAGCGCATCGACATCGTCGCGCTACATGGCGAGCTTTCGATGGCGGAGCAGCAGGCGGCGCTGAGCCCCGCCGAACCGGGTACGCGCCGTGTCGTGCTGGCCACCAACGTGGCCGAGTCCAGCGTGACGCTGCCGGGCATACGCTCGGTGGTGGACAGCGGCTTGGCGCGCGAACCGCGTTTTGATCCCAACTCCGGCTTCACGCGGTTGGAGACGGTGAACATTTCGCAGGCATCGGCCGACCAGCGTGCGGGCCGCGCGGGCCGTGTCGCGGAAGGCACGGCGTATCGGTTATGGCCGCAAAGCAAGCGGCTGGATGTATCGCGTACGGCGGAAATGGCGCAGGCGGAACTGTCGGGCCTGGCGCTGGAAATGGCTACCTGGGGTGTCACGGCCGGTGGCGCCAGCGATCTGCCGTGGCTCGATGCACCACCGTCCGGCGCACTGGCGCAGGCGCGTGAGCTGTTGGTGCAGCTCGGTGCGTTGGCGGCTGACGGACGCATCACCGCACTGGGTCGCGAGATGCTGGAGCTGGGTGCGACACCTCGCCTTGGTGCGGCGGCATTGCGGGCGGAACCGGCGCTTCGTTCCCTCGTTGCCGATCTGCTTGCCCTGATGGAAGCGCGATCGCCCCTGCGGGGCGAGCAAGCGCGTACCGACGATTTCCGCGCCCGTGTAGGCGCGCTGCATGTCTGGCGCGATCGCCACACGGCAGGTGCGCGTGGCGGTGCGGATGGCGGCGCGCTCGCGGCCATCGAGCAGGCCAGCAAGGGGTGGCGCCGCCGATTGGACGTGCGCTCCGCATCGAGCGGCGTGCCGGACAGTCATGCCGTGGGCGACCTGTTGCTGCATGCGTTTCCTGATCGCGTGGCGCGCCGCGACGACAACAATCCGTTGCGCTACACCTTGGCCAATGGCCGCGGCGCGCGCCTGCACGAGAGTACGGCCCTGCATGGCGAGCCTTGGCTGGTGGCGCTGGACGTGCGCTTCGAGGCGCGCGACAGCCTGATCCTGGCTGCCGCGCCCATCGACCTGCGCGTGCTCGAGCGTGACTATCCCTCGCAGTTCAAGCGCGAGCGTGCACTGCGCTGGAACGACGAACGCAACGCCGTCGAGGCCTTCGACGAACATCGCTTCGGCGGCATCGTGCTCGAGCGGCGCAGCGTGCCGGTAAAGCCGGAGGATGCGTTGCCTGCCTTGCTGGCGGCGATTCGCGCCAAGGGGATCGATGCCCTGCCGTGGAGCGAAAACGCACGACGGCTGCGTGCGCGCATGCAGGCCCTGCGCGGGTGGATGCCGGAGCTCGGCCTGCCCGATGTGTCGGATGCCGCGTTGCTGGCCTCCATGGAAACCTGGCTCGCGCCCTACCTGGACGGCAAGCGAAGGCTGGATGCACTGAGCGCCGAGGAGCTTTCGCAGGCCCTGGGCACGCTGTTCGACTACGAACAACGCCGCCAGCTCGATGCACAGGTGCCGGAAAGCCTGACCGTGCCCAGCGGCATGTCACGCCGCCTGGAATATACGGAGGGTGAGCCCCCTGTGCTCGCCGTGAAGCTGCAGGAGCTGTTCGGCCTGGCCGATACGCCGCGCGTCGCCAATGGACGCATTCCAGTCACGCTGCATCTGCTTTCGCCCGCGGGTCGACCTATCCAGGTCACGCAGGATCTGAAGGGTTTCTGGGAGCGCACCTATCCCGAGGTGAAGAAGGAACTGAAAGGCCGCTACCCGCGTCATCCGTGGCCGGACGATCCGTGGACGGCGGTGCCGACGCATCGCGCGAAGCCGCGCGGGACGTGA
- the dgoD gene encoding galactonate dehydratase: protein MKITRLTTYLVPPRWLFLRIDTDAGVVGWGEPIVEGRAHTVAAAVEELSDYLIGKDPRHIEDLWNVMYRGGFYRGGPVLMSAIAGIDQALWDIKGKDLGQPVHQLLGGPVRDRIRVYSWIGGDRPADTARAAKDAVARGFTAVKMNATEELQYVDTHDKVEQVIENVQAIRDAVGPHIGIGLDFHGRVHKPMAKVLMRELAPFKLMFIEEPVLSDHLEALPELAAISPAPIALGERLYTRYDFKRVLQMGGVDIIQPDPSHSGGITETRKIAAMAEAYDVALALHCPLGPIALAANLQLDAVCHNAFIQEQSLGIHYNAANDLLDYVKDRSVFAYNDGFVTIPNGPGLGIAVNEDYVAERAAVGHRWRNPIWRHADGSVAEW, encoded by the coding sequence ATGAAGATCACCCGACTCACCACCTACCTCGTTCCGCCACGCTGGCTGTTCCTGCGCATCGACACCGATGCGGGCGTGGTCGGCTGGGGTGAGCCCATTGTCGAAGGCCGCGCCCATACCGTCGCCGCCGCCGTGGAAGAGCTGTCCGACTACCTGATCGGCAAGGATCCGCGTCATATCGAAGACCTGTGGAACGTGATGTACCGCGGCGGCTTCTATCGCGGCGGCCCGGTGCTGATGAGCGCCATCGCCGGCATTGATCAGGCGCTGTGGGATATCAAGGGCAAGGATCTCGGCCAGCCGGTGCACCAGTTGCTTGGCGGCCCGGTGCGCGATCGCATCCGCGTGTACTCGTGGATCGGCGGTGACCGCCCGGCCGACACCGCGCGCGCCGCGAAGGATGCCGTGGCACGTGGCTTCACTGCGGTGAAGATGAACGCCACCGAGGAGCTGCAGTACGTCGACACGCACGACAAGGTGGAGCAGGTGATCGAGAACGTGCAGGCCATCCGCGATGCAGTGGGCCCGCATATCGGCATCGGCCTGGACTTCCACGGCCGCGTGCACAAGCCGATGGCCAAGGTGCTGATGCGCGAACTGGCACCGTTCAAGCTGATGTTCATCGAGGAGCCGGTGCTTTCCGATCATCTCGAAGCCTTGCCGGAACTGGCTGCGATCTCGCCCGCACCGATCGCGCTCGGCGAGCGGCTGTATACCCGCTACGACTTCAAGCGTGTGCTGCAGATGGGCGGCGTGGACATCATCCAGCCCGATCCCTCGCACTCCGGCGGCATCACCGAAACGCGCAAGATCGCGGCCATGGCCGAAGCCTACGACGTGGCCCTGGCGCTGCACTGCCCGCTCGGCCCGATCGCGCTAGCGGCCAACCTGCAGCTCGATGCGGTGTGTCACAACGCCTTCATCCAGGAACAAAGCCTGGGCATCCATTACAACGCGGCGAATGACCTGCTCGATTATGTGAAGGACCGCAGCGTGTTCGCCTATAACGATGGCTTTGTCACCATTCCCAACGGCCCGGGCCTGGGCATCGCGGTGAACGAGGACTATGTCGCCGAGCGCGCAGCCGTCGGCCATCGCTGGCGCAACCCGATCTGGCGTCACGCCGACGGCAGCGTGGCGGAGTGGTGA
- a CDS encoding SMP-30/gluconolactonase/LRE family protein has translation MNVRAAVAMQVRNTLGEGVTWCDRGQVLYWTDIHAATLWRYRPHDGALHQWTMPERLGCFALCEADGWLLLGLASRLAFFHPSTHTMVPVTAVEAELPTRLNDGACDRQGRFVFGTLHEPASGPKQPVGGFWRLNHDLSLERLALPGVAISNSVAFSPDGGTMYFCDSLARRIDSCDYGDKVSGVRTFVTLDDARGEPDGSAVDREGGLWNAQWGLGRVVRYTPDGRLDRIIDVPASQPTRPAFGGADLATLYITSARDGLDEAALASQPSAGALFFAEPGFRGLNEPRFAGPPPHVIAAAQGSRSIHESP, from the coding sequence ATGAATGTGCGCGCCGCCGTTGCCATGCAGGTGCGCAACACGCTGGGCGAAGGCGTGACCTGGTGCGATCGCGGACAAGTGTTGTACTGGACCGACATACACGCCGCCACCTTGTGGCGCTACCGCCCGCATGACGGCGCCCTGCACCAGTGGACCATGCCCGAACGCCTCGGCTGTTTCGCACTGTGCGAGGCGGACGGCTGGCTGCTGCTCGGCCTGGCCTCGCGGCTGGCGTTCTTCCATCCCTCGACGCACACCATGGTGCCCGTCACCGCGGTGGAAGCGGAGCTGCCGACGCGATTGAACGACGGCGCCTGCGATCGCCAGGGGCGTTTCGTGTTCGGCACGCTGCATGAGCCGGCGAGCGGGCCGAAGCAGCCGGTGGGCGGTTTCTGGCGGTTGAATCACGATCTTTCGCTGGAACGCCTCGCGCTGCCCGGCGTGGCGATCAGTAACAGCGTGGCGTTCAGCCCGGATGGCGGCACGATGTACTTCTGCGATTCGCTGGCGCGCCGCATCGATAGCTGCGATTACGGCGACAAGGTGTCCGGTGTCCGCACCTTCGTGACGCTCGACGATGCACGCGGCGAACCCGATGGGTCCGCCGTCGATCGCGAGGGCGGTCTGTGGAATGCCCAGTGGGGACTGGGTCGCGTGGTGCGCTACACGCCGGACGGACGGCTCGACCGCATCATTGACGTGCCCGCCTCCCAGCCGACACGACCGGCGTTTGGCGGCGCGGATCTCGCCACGCTTTACATCACCAGTGCGCGCGACGGCCTTGACGAGGCCGCGCTCGCTTCACAACCCAGCGCGGGCGCGCTGTTCTTCGCCGAGCCGGGTTTCCGTGGCCTCAACGAACCGCGTTTTGCCGGTCCGCCGCCACACGTCATCGCTGCCGCGCAGGGATCGCGGTCCATTCACGAAAGCCCATAG
- a CDS encoding SDR family NAD(P)-dependent oxidoreductase — MPFATYPSLVGRHVFITGGATGIGAAFVEQFAKQGARVSFIDIDEASGETLAESLAACTHRPLFIRCDVTQLDALHAAIATARELHGKISVLVNNAANDVRHEFGSTTAAAFDQSIAINLRHQYFATQAVREDMRKLGGGSVICLGSTGWMKKNAGYPMYAMAKAAVHGLVNGLARELGRDHIRINALVPGWVITEKQRRLWLDDAGKEEIARVQCMPGYLMAEDLARAALFLAADDSRMCTGQDFIVDGGWV, encoded by the coding sequence ATGCCGTTTGCGACCTACCCCAGCCTCGTCGGCCGCCACGTCTTCATCACCGGCGGCGCTACCGGCATCGGCGCTGCCTTTGTCGAGCAGTTCGCGAAGCAGGGTGCGCGCGTTTCCTTCATCGACATCGACGAGGCCAGCGGCGAGACACTGGCCGAAAGCCTCGCCGCGTGTACGCACCGACCACTGTTCATCCGCTGCGACGTCACCCAGCTCGATGCGCTGCATGCAGCCATCGCCACCGCACGCGAGCTGCACGGCAAGATCTCCGTGCTGGTGAACAATGCCGCCAACGACGTGCGCCACGAGTTCGGCAGCACCACGGCGGCGGCGTTCGACCAGAGCATCGCGATCAACCTGCGCCACCAGTACTTCGCCACGCAGGCGGTGCGCGAGGACATGCGCAAACTCGGTGGCGGTTCGGTGATCTGCCTGGGTTCCACCGGCTGGATGAAGAAGAACGCCGGTTATCCGATGTACGCGATGGCCAAGGCCGCCGTGCACGGCTTGGTCAATGGCCTGGCGCGTGAACTGGGCCGCGACCACATCCGCATCAACGCGCTGGTGCCGGGCTGGGTGATCACCGAGAAGCAGCGCCGCCTGTGGCTGGACGACGCGGGCAAGGAGGAAATCGCCCGCGTGCAATGCATGCCGGGCTACCTCATGGCCGAGGATCTTGCGCGCGCCGCGCTGTTCCTCGCCGCGGATGACAGCCGCATGTGCACCGGCCAGGACTTCATCGTCGACGGTGGCTGGGTATGA
- a CDS encoding 2-dehydro-3-deoxy-6-phosphogalactonate aldolase, with protein MKAWLDPLPLVAILRGLTPGESADIGRVLAEAGFRMLEVPLNSPQPFDSIRCMVDTLGDDYLIGAGTVLDPSQVKQVADAGGRLIVMPHADVTVIRAAKQAGLICVPGVATPTEAFAALAAGADALKLFPAEQSSPAVLKAWRAVLPKDLAVLPVGGIAPDTMGPWLAAGANGFGIGSALYAPGRAAGDVAARARAFADAWRGHHVSQGTPA; from the coding sequence ATGAAGGCATGGCTTGATCCCCTCCCCCTCGTCGCCATCCTGCGCGGACTGACGCCTGGCGAATCCGCGGACATCGGCCGCGTACTGGCCGAGGCCGGCTTCCGCATGCTGGAAGTGCCGCTGAATTCGCCGCAGCCCTTCGACAGCATCCGTTGCATGGTCGATACGCTGGGCGACGACTATCTGATCGGTGCAGGCACCGTGCTCGATCCCTCGCAGGTGAAGCAGGTCGCCGATGCCGGTGGCCGCCTGATCGTGATGCCGCACGCCGACGTCACCGTGATCCGCGCCGCCAAGCAGGCAGGCCTGATCTGCGTGCCCGGCGTCGCCACGCCCACCGAAGCGTTCGCCGCGCTGGCCGCCGGCGCCGACGCGCTGAAGCTTTTCCCCGCCGAACAATCCAGCCCCGCCGTCCTCAAGGCATGGCGCGCCGTGCTGCCGAAGGATCTCGCCGTGCTGCCGGTCGGCGGCATCGCACCCGACACCATGGGGCCGTGGCTCGCCGCCGGTGCCAACGGTTTCGGCATCGGCTCCGCGCTCTATGCCCCCGGCCGTGCGGCCGGCGACGTCGCCGCGCGTGCCCGCGCTTTCGCCGACGCCTGGCGGGGTCACCACGTTTCCCAAGGAACACCTGCATGA